The following proteins are co-located in the Purpureocillium takamizusanense chromosome 10, complete sequence genome:
- the ATF1_2 gene encoding Alcohol acetyltransferase (COG:S~EggNog:ENOG503P0K5), which yields MTVPNGATPERYGDTKKGAATKPRLIRKLGCLELYQASLHALDMYRGTSIACTYCIPGRLASSGQQEELEEALHSAVARTVLQHPVLQVGIYREASRKPAYLQLDTVDLRQHVEWRTVESEDELEAMARETLIAQIDTKFEDLEVRPAWRIAVLRRRDSRALEVNFVWHHALADGMSGKMFHETLLRHLTSVVGDGPMIPPDESRILDVSNSARRFPPPMEKMVKYPVSVGYTLSTLWQDVRPQMAGSARHQVLAHWAPLRLTPPKTDIRRVRLSNERLRVVLAACRRHSTTLTGLLHGIVAVALSSLLSKGRAAGFLAKTAMNMRVATPASASLIPKETMADIVSVVGHTYDLKTTAGIRSKIEAAATQASEKGRQVTLAEVVWSSATAARADIKKALDKGVKDNIIGVMGFVPDWRDHGRSVAKKPRESSWVITNLGVIERGVSDAQEGEGCDDGGKWHIEGASFSINAQSTGAAISLCVIAVERGDLVLDVCWQRDVIDSMVAEGVAQVIEDWLTYFGTDRPTT from the exons ATGACGGTTCCCAATGGCGCCACGCCCGAGCGATATGGCGACACGAAGAaaggcgccgccaccaagccCAGACTCATCCGCAAGCTGGGCTGCTT GGAGCTCTACCAGGCATCGCTGCACGCCCTGGACATGTACCGCGGCACCAGCATTGCGTGTACGTACTGCATTCCCGGAAggctcgcctcgtcgggccAGCaagaggagctcgaggaggcgttgcactcggccgtggcgcgcACGGTTCTGCAGCATCCGGTGCTGCAGGTCGGCATCTACAGGGAGGCATCGCGCAAGCCGGCGTACCTGCAGCTCGACACGGTGGATCTGAGGCAGCATGTGGAGTGGAGGACGGTGGAATCCGAGGATGAGCTCGAGGCGATGGCTCGCGAAACGCTCATCGCGCAGATCGACACCAAGTTTGAAGACCTGGAGGTGCGTCCGGCGTGGCGCATCGCGGTcctccggcggcgggactCGCGGGCGCTTGAGGTGAATTTCGTCTGGCATCACGCGCTGGCGGACGGCATGAGCGGCAAAATGTTTCACGAAACGCTCCTGCGTCATCTcacgagcgtcgtcggcgacggccccaTGATACCACCAGACGAGAGCCgcatcctcgacgtctcCAACTCGGCAAGACGCTTCCCGCCACCGATGGAGAAGATGGTCAAGTACCCCGTCTCGGTCGGTTACACGCTCTCCACGCTCTGGCAGGATGTCCGACCACAGATGGCTGGCTCTGCGAGGCATCAGGTGCTCGCGCACTGGGCGCCGCTGCGACTCACGCCGCCCAAGACGGACATCCGCCGCGTACGGCTCAGCAACGAGAGGCTGcgcgtcgtccttgccgcgTGCCGACGGCATAGCACGACGCTCACGGGTCTGctccacggcatcgtcgccgtggcgctctCTTCGCTGCTAAGCAAAGGCCGGGCggccggcttcctcgccaAGACGGCGATGAACATGCGAGTGGCCACaccggcgtcggccagcctCATACCAAaggagacgatggcggacATTGTGTCGGTCGTGGGTCACACATATGACCTGAAAACTACGGCTGGCATCCGCAGCAAGattgaggcggcggcgacgcaggccTCGGAAAAGGGCAGGCAAGTGACGCTTGCGGAGGTGGTTTGGTCGTCTGCGACTGCAGCCCGGGCAGACATCAAGAAGGCTCTCGACAAGGGGGTCAAGGACAACATCATTGGCGTCATGGGCTTCGTTCCAGACTGGCGGGACCACGGCCGAAGCGTGGCGAAGAAACCGCGAGAGTCATCTTGGGTGATCACGAACCTGGGTGTCATTGAGCGAGGGGTTTCGGATGCACAAGAAGGGGAAGGGTGCGATGACGGGGGCAAGTGGCACATCGAGGGGGCATCATTCTCGATCAACGCGCAGTCAACAGGAGCGGCGATTTCGCTTTGTGTGATTGCGGTCGAGCGGGGAGACCTGGTGCTGGATGTTTGCTGGCAGCGGGATGTAATAGACAGCATGGTAGCAGAGGGCGTGGCTCAGGTCATCGAGGACTGGCTGACATACTTTGGCACAGACAGGCCGACAACATGA
- a CDS encoding uncharacterized protein (EggNog:ENOG503P4FA~TransMembrane:1 (o6-34i)~COG:Q) gives MVGIVLHALAALGIVVLFYAVYTVWDFVSLHFLLPARPLTRYRRSGPDPTYALITGASAGIGLGVAQELVRNGFGVILLGHLADELDDARGILEEASPGAAVRTVVMDARTATPAAMEQLVRSLDSDSLRVSILVNNVGGNPVALPPLRDLSTYSCADVDIVMAQNARFMARLTALMLPLLSRTPSRPGQRSLILNMSSAGHVGTPYLAMYGATKGFNLSFSRGVARELSINRATQHVNCLAIIPGDVFSQGNSRGVTPNAPRWDAYGRCLVRTVDGAVRRNMRDLSPYWKHDLEQRIMPWLDEGTLTTEVTKVIRRKKDAWDEFFDKTR, from the coding sequence ATGGTGGGCATTGTGCTccacgcgctcgccgctctTGGTATCGTCGTACTCTTCTACGCCGTGTACACCGTGTGGGACTTTGTCTCTCTTCACTTCCTGCTCCCAGCGCGACCGCTCACCCGCTATcgccgcagcggccccgACCCGACCTACGCCCTCATCACCGGCGCCAGCGCGGGCATCGGCCTTGGCGTCGCCCAGGAGCTCGTCCGCAACGGCTTCGGCGTCATCCTGCTCGGTCACTTGGCCGATGAACTGGACGACGCGAGGGGCATACTCGAGGAGGCGtcgcccggcgcggcggtgcgcaCCGTGGTCATGGACGCGAGGACGGCCACGCCTGCCGCCATGGAGCAGCTGGTCCGCTCCTTGGACTCGGACTCTTTGCGCGTGTCCATTCTCGTCAATAACGTCGGTGGCAATCCCgttgcgctgccgccgctgcgcgacTTGTCGACGTATTCCTgcgccgacgtggacatTGTCATGGCCCAGAACGCGCGCTTCATGGCCCGCCTCACCGCCCTCATGCTCCCCCTGCTGAGCCGCACGCCCTCGCGTCCTGGCCAACGGTCGCTGATTCTCAACATGAGCTCGGCCGGCCACGTCGGGACGCCTTATCTCGCCATGTATGGTGCCACAAAGGGCTTTAACCTGTCCTTTAGCCGTGGCGTGGCCCGCGAGCTCAGCATCAACCGCGCGACCCAGCACGTCAACTGCCTGGCCATCATCCCCGGCGACGTGTTCTCCCAGGGAAACTCGCGCGGCGTGACGCCCAATGCGCCGCGATGGGATGCGTACGGGCGCTGCCTGGTGCGCACGGTGGACGGTGCCGTGCGCCGCAACATGAGGGATTTGAGCCCCTACTGGAAGCATGACCTGGAGCAGCGCATCATGCCCTGGCTGGACGAGGGGACTCTGACGACGGAGGTGACCAAGGTGATACGGCGGAAGAAGGACGCGTGGGATGAGTTCTTCGACAAGACGCGTTAG